Proteins co-encoded in one Sulfuricystis thermophila genomic window:
- a CDS encoding ATP-binding protein, with translation MESKSSGAFQRPQAAILAARLSEPRRFIQVVVGPRQVGKTTLVQQVAAMMLQPVRYASADEPTLRGREWIAQQWEAARLAIAGRESAVLVLDEIQKIPGWSETVKRLWDEDSRLGRPLKVVLLGSAPLLIAQGLTESLAGRFETLVLGHWSFAEMRAAFGFGLEEYLFFGGYPGAAALIADPARWARYVADSLIETSIARDVLLLTRVDKPALLRRLFELACRYSGQVLSYTKMLGQLQDAGNTTTLAHYLSLLAQAGMVCGLPKFAGDVARSRGSSPKLQVLNTALMTAMSGLGFDEARDDREFWGRLTESAVGAHLANAALAGECSVFYWREGNQEVDFVVTAGRRMVAIEVKSGRTPRTHAGTAAFVKAFKPQRALRVGGDGIALEDFLAQPVGHWLRDG, from the coding sequence ATGGAGAGTAAATCTTCGGGCGCATTCCAGCGCCCCCAGGCGGCCATTCTGGCGGCGCGACTCAGCGAGCCGCGTCGCTTCATCCAGGTCGTGGTGGGCCCGCGGCAGGTGGGCAAAACCACGCTGGTGCAGCAGGTCGCAGCCATGATGCTGCAACCGGTGCGTTATGCCAGCGCCGATGAGCCGACGCTGCGCGGTAGGGAATGGATCGCCCAACAATGGGAGGCGGCGCGGCTGGCGATTGCCGGCAGGGAAAGCGCGGTGCTGGTGCTGGATGAAATCCAGAAAATCCCGGGCTGGTCGGAAACCGTCAAACGCCTGTGGGACGAGGATAGCCGCCTGGGTCGGCCGCTGAAAGTGGTGCTGCTTGGCTCGGCCCCCTTGCTGATCGCGCAGGGACTCACGGAAAGCCTGGCTGGACGATTCGAGACGCTCGTGCTGGGGCATTGGTCGTTTGCCGAGATGCGCGCCGCGTTCGGTTTCGGGCTGGAGGAATACCTGTTCTTTGGCGGTTATCCGGGCGCTGCGGCATTGATCGCCGATCCAGCGCGCTGGGCGCGCTATGTGGCCGATAGCCTGATCGAGACCTCGATCGCGCGCGATGTCCTGTTGCTGACCCGTGTGGACAAGCCCGCGCTGCTGCGCCGCCTGTTCGAGCTGGCCTGCCGCTATTCGGGACAGGTGCTTTCCTACACCAAGATGCTGGGTCAGCTGCAAGACGCCGGCAATACCACGACGCTGGCGCATTACCTGAGCTTGCTCGCCCAAGCGGGCATGGTCTGCGGTCTGCCCAAGTTTGCCGGGGATGTCGCGCGTAGTCGGGGCTCCAGCCCCAAGCTGCAGGTGCTCAATACCGCACTGATGACCGCCATGAGCGGTCTCGGTTTTGACGAGGCCAGGGACGATCGCGAATTTTGGGGGCGGCTGACGGAATCTGCCGTCGGGGCGCATCTGGCCAATGCCGCGCTCGCCGGCGAATGCAGCGTGTTTTACTGGCGAGAGGGCAATCAGGAAGTGGATTTCGTGGTGACGGCCGGGCGGCGCATGGTCGCCATCGAAGTGAAAAGCGGACGCACCCCGCGCACTCACGCCGGCACGGCCGCTTTCGTCAAGGCGTTCAAGCCGCAGCGCGCGTTGCGGGTCGGGGGAGACGGTATCGCGCTGGAGGATTTTCTGGCGCAGCCGGTCGGCCATTGGCTGCGTGACGGATAG
- a CDS encoding sugar transferase, with translation MRFFDIVFSLVGLVLGAPLLLVLFVIGLFDTGAPLFVQERVGRLRRPFRLVKFRTMRPGTAQVATHLADASAVTRWGAFLRRTKLDELPQLWNVLKGEMSLVGPRPCLPNQHELIAARERLGVFAARPGITGLAQVQGIDMSQPERLALTDAEMLARLGLADYFRYLVLTMLGKGAGDRVR, from the coding sequence ATGCGTTTCTTCGACATCGTGTTCTCGCTGGTCGGGCTCGTCTTGGGGGCACCACTGCTGCTCGTGCTGTTCGTCATCGGGCTTTTCGATACCGGCGCGCCGCTCTTTGTGCAGGAGCGTGTCGGACGTTTGCGCCGGCCGTTCAGGTTGGTGAAGTTCCGCACCATGCGACCGGGCACGGCGCAGGTGGCGACCCATCTGGCCGATGCTTCCGCCGTGACGCGCTGGGGCGCGTTCTTGCGCCGCACGAAGCTGGATGAATTGCCGCAGCTGTGGAATGTCTTGAAGGGCGAGATGAGCCTCGTCGGCCCGCGGCCTTGTCTGCCGAATCAGCATGAACTGATCGCGGCGCGCGAGCGGCTGGGCGTCTTCGCGGCCCGGCCGGGCATCACCGGGCTGGCCCAGGTGCAGGGCATCGACATGTCGCAGCCCGAACGGCTGGCGCTGACCGACGCCGAGATGCTTGCGCGGCTGGGGCTTGCCGATTACTTCCGCTATCTCGTGCTGACCATGTTGGGTAAAGGCGCGGGCGACCGGGTGCGCTGA
- a CDS encoding NAD-dependent epimerase/dehydratase family protein, which translates to MTALITGANGFIGRQLIEPGDRALVRRPVGLASEVVGDLLDPASLVRACEGVETVFHCAGLADADARDVELLWRVNVEGTKNLLAAAGRAGVRRFVFFSSVKAMAEPGEECVNEDWPGEPATPYGRAKRAAEAAVLEAGARFGMHVVNLRLAMVYGRGSQGNLWKMAQAVRKGWFPPLPETGNRRSIVHVADVVAAARLVAQDARANGRTYIVADPRPYSSREIYDALCNALGLPPARWQVPAAAFRLAAALGGPAARISARLVGSACYSPVRIERELGFRAEVDLAAGLREMLG; encoded by the coding sequence ATGACCGCACTCATCACCGGCGCCAACGGTTTCATTGGTCGGCAGCTGATCGAGCCGGGCGACCGGGCGCTGGTGCGGCGACCGGTTGGGCTTGCCAGCGAGGTGGTGGGCGATCTGCTCGATCCTGCCTCGCTTGTGCGAGCGTGCGAGGGCGTGGAGACGGTATTCCACTGCGCGGGCCTCGCGGATGCGGATGCACGGGATGTGGAGCTTCTCTGGCGCGTCAATGTCGAGGGCACGAAAAATCTGCTCGCTGCGGCGGGCAGGGCCGGGGTGCGCCGCTTCGTGTTCTTTTCCAGCGTCAAGGCGATGGCCGAGCCGGGGGAGGAATGCGTCAATGAGGATTGGCCCGGCGAGCCGGCCACACCCTACGGCCGCGCCAAGCGGGCGGCGGAAGCAGCGGTGCTGGAAGCGGGCGCACGCTTCGGCATGCATGTGGTGAATCTGCGCCTGGCGATGGTCTATGGCCGCGGCAGCCAGGGCAATCTGTGGAAGATGGCGCAGGCGGTCAGGAAGGGCTGGTTTCCGCCGCTGCCGGAGACGGGCAACCGGCGCTCCATCGTGCATGTGGCGGATGTGGTGGCTGCGGCGCGTCTCGTCGCGCAGGATGCGCGCGCGAATGGCCGTACCTACATCGTGGCCGATCCGCGGCCCTATTCGAGCCGGGAGATTTATGACGCGCTGTGCAATGCGCTTGGCCTGCCGCCGGCGCGCTGGCAGGTGCCGGCGGCGGCATTTCGTCTGGCAGCAGCGCTGGGCGGGCCGGCGGCGCGGATCAGCGCACGGCTCGTCGGTTCGGCCTGCTATTCCCCGGTGCGCATCGAGCGGGAGCTGGGCTTTCGCGCCGAGGTTGATCTCGCGGCAGGCTTGCGGGAGATGTTGGGGTGA
- a CDS encoding glycosyltransferase family 4 protein has protein sequence MPTAGAHLVFLVTEDWYFVSHRLALAKAAKEAGFEVTVITRCNAECAVIQAAGLRVVSFDMARRGLNPLGLLREVLGVARLYRNLKPDIVHHVALRPVVVGGLAVRLTGVRSVVSAIAGLGFAFTGGRGGWLQQAMSVLLRLALARGVVIVQNPDDAATVQGLGIAPERIRLIPGAGVDTERFAPRPEPEGRPVVMLASRLLWDKGVGEFVEAARRLKGRARFVLVGAPDPGNPASVAEGDLYAWVQDGIVEWWGRRDDMAEVLSAAHIVCLPSYREGLPKVLLEAMACGRACITTDAPGCRDCVRDGDNGLLVPVKDAAALVAAIEQLLDDQNLRRRMGERGRERAVAEFSQDGVIGATLAVYRGVQE, from the coding sequence ATGCCAACGGCAGGCGCTCACTTAGTCTTTCTCGTCACCGAGGACTGGTATTTCGTTTCGCACCGTCTTGCCTTGGCCAAGGCGGCGAAGGAAGCCGGGTTTGAAGTGACGGTGATTACCCGCTGCAATGCCGAATGCGCAGTGATTCAAGCGGCGGGTCTGCGGGTCGTGTCCTTCGACATGGCGCGGCGGGGGTTGAATCCGCTGGGGCTGCTGCGCGAGGTGCTTGGGGTAGCGCGGCTTTACCGGAACCTCAAGCCGGACATCGTGCATCATGTGGCGCTGCGGCCGGTAGTGGTGGGCGGGCTGGCGGTTCGGTTGACCGGGGTTCGCTCAGTCGTCTCCGCAATTGCGGGCTTGGGTTTCGCATTCACCGGCGGGCGTGGCGGTTGGCTGCAGCAAGCCATGAGCGTTTTATTGCGCCTGGCGCTTGCGCGCGGCGTGGTGATCGTGCAGAACCCGGATGATGCCGCTACCGTGCAGGGCCTGGGGATCGCGCCCGAACGGATCAGATTGATTCCCGGTGCCGGGGTGGATACGGAACGTTTCGCGCCCCGGCCCGAACCGGAAGGTAGGCCGGTGGTGATGCTGGCCTCGCGCCTGCTGTGGGACAAGGGGGTCGGCGAGTTCGTCGAGGCGGCGCGCAGGCTCAAGGGGCGCGCGCGCTTCGTGCTCGTCGGCGCGCCGGATCCTGGCAACCCGGCCAGTGTGGCTGAAGGGGATCTCTATGCCTGGGTGCAGGATGGCATCGTGGAATGGTGGGGCCGGCGCGACGACATGGCGGAAGTCCTCAGCGCCGCGCACATCGTTTGTTTGCCTTCCTACCGTGAAGGACTGCCCAAGGTGCTGCTCGAAGCGATGGCCTGCGGGCGGGCGTGCATCACCACCGATGCGCCAGGCTGCCGCGACTGCGTGCGGGATGGCGACAACGGCCTGCTCGTGCCGGTGAAAGACGCTGCAGCGCTTGTCGCCGCAATCGAGCAGCTTCTCGACGATCAGAATTTGCGCCGGCGCATGGGCGAACGGGGACGGGAGCGGGCGGTGGCCGAGTTCAGTCAGGATGGCGTGATCGGGGCCACACTGGCGGTTTACCGCGGGGTGCAGGAATGA
- a CDS encoding DUF4143 domain-containing protein, translating into MWFADYTATYLERDVRQILELRDLAAFHRFLRMCAARTGQLVNLSQLAADCGITHNTAKSWLSVLEASFLVFLLPPWHRNLGKRLVKTPKLYFLDVGLAAWLAGQRSEEAIALGPMRGPLFETWVVSETIKTLRNRLLPHELFFYRDAHGREIDLILEVDGAPRLALECKAGETPAGDWFAPLARLAGEIGAGSTAVVFGGNSDQPRESVPAISWRRLPDLLAKAME; encoded by the coding sequence GTGTGGTTCGCCGATTACACGGCCACGTATCTCGAACGCGATGTGCGCCAGATTCTGGAGTTGCGTGATTTGGCTGCCTTTCACCGTTTTCTGCGCATGTGCGCGGCGCGCACCGGGCAGCTCGTCAATCTGTCGCAACTTGCCGCCGACTGCGGCATCACCCACAACACGGCGAAGAGCTGGCTGTCGGTGCTCGAAGCGAGTTTCCTGGTGTTTCTGCTGCCGCCCTGGCATCGCAATCTCGGCAAGCGGCTGGTGAAAACGCCGAAACTCTATTTTCTCGATGTGGGGCTGGCGGCCTGGCTGGCCGGTCAGCGCAGCGAAGAGGCCATTGCGCTGGGGCCGATGCGCGGCCCCCTGTTCGAGACCTGGGTGGTGAGCGAGACGATCAAGACCCTTCGCAACCGGCTCCTGCCCCATGAACTCTTTTTCTACCGCGATGCCCATGGCCGGGAGATCGATCTGATTCTGGAAGTGGATGGCGCGCCTCGCCTGGCGCTGGAGTGCAAGGCTGGCGAGACCCCGGCTGGTGACTGGTTCGCGCCGCTGGCGAGACTGGCCGGAGAAATCGGCGCTGGCAGCACGGCAGTGGTTTTCGGCGGCAACAGTGACCAGCCGCGCGAGTCGGTGCCGGCGATCAGCTGGCGCCGCCTGCCGGATCTGCTGGCAAAAGCGATGGAGTAG
- a CDS encoding glycosyltransferase encodes MLYVITGLSTGGAEKQLARLLAKLDGKDVEAAVVSLAAPGAVSGELESLGVPVWHLNLARPWQLPWAAARLLTVARRFRPHVIQGWMYHGNLAASFVGKFLGVPVVWGIRQTLYDLQREKPGTRAVIRLSARWSSRATAIVYNAEVSRTQHEAFGFAPERGCVIGNGFDGGQWRSDIDSRHSVRAELGIEPDAPLIGLVARYHPMKGHDIFLDAAARLAALRPDVHFLLAGREVTPAHPLFAAHYHHGPLAGRLHLLGERADIPRLTAALDIASSSSSWGEAFSNAIAEALLCGVPVVATDVGDTRTIIGDSGIVVPPGDARALANAWQTLLDCGLEARLAMGQAGRERLLTEYSIEAVAQAYAQLYERIQNQWTKT; translated from the coding sequence GTGCTCTACGTCATCACCGGCCTTTCCACCGGCGGCGCGGAAAAGCAGCTTGCTCGGTTGCTCGCGAAGCTTGACGGGAAAGATGTCGAGGCGGCGGTGGTTTCTCTGGCGGCTCCTGGTGCGGTGTCAGGTGAGCTTGAATCCCTAGGCGTTCCGGTGTGGCATCTGAATCTGGCTCGGCCTTGGCAGCTACCCTGGGCAGCGGCACGGTTGCTGACGGTCGCGCGACGCTTCCGCCCCCATGTCATTCAGGGCTGGATGTATCACGGCAATCTGGCTGCGAGCTTTGTTGGAAAATTTTTGGGGGTGCCTGTCGTCTGGGGTATTCGGCAGACGCTCTACGACCTGCAAAGAGAGAAGCCCGGTACGCGAGCCGTCATCCGCCTTTCGGCGCGCTGGTCGTCTCGTGCGACGGCCATTGTGTACAACGCTGAGGTGTCACGCACCCAGCACGAGGCATTCGGTTTTGCGCCGGAGCGTGGGTGCGTGATAGGCAACGGTTTCGATGGCGGACAGTGGCGGTCGGACATCGACTCCCGCCACAGTGTGCGCGCAGAGCTCGGCATCGAACCGGATGCGCCGCTCATCGGGCTCGTTGCCCGCTACCACCCCATGAAAGGGCACGACATTTTTCTCGATGCCGCTGCGCGTCTTGCTGCTCTCCGGCCGGATGTGCATTTTCTGCTTGCTGGGCGGGAGGTGACGCCGGCACATCCGCTCTTTGCTGCACATTACCATCATGGGCCGCTTGCCGGGCGATTGCATCTTCTGGGCGAGCGCGCCGATATCCCGCGGCTCACCGCAGCCTTGGATATCGCTTCTTCTTCTTCTTCCTGGGGCGAAGCGTTTTCGAATGCCATCGCCGAGGCGCTGCTCTGTGGCGTGCCGGTCGTGGCGACCGACGTGGGGGATACCCGAACCATTATCGGGGACTCTGGGATCGTGGTGCCTCCCGGTGATGCGCGTGCGTTGGCCAACGCATGGCAGACACTGCTGGATTGTGGCCTTGAAGCGCGCCTGGCGATGGGTCAGGCTGGACGGGAGCGGCTACTGACGGAATACTCCATCGAGGCAGTTGCTCAAGCCTATGCACAACTCTACGAAAGGATACAAAACCAATGGACCAAGACCTGA
- a CDS encoding glycosyltransferase has translation MTKSFQIWSSLVRYYLAKGSMSRLALLARKLDQGGAERQLVALATGLKSLGHDVHAVLFYAGGAFDAELAAAGVPVHFVGKRGRWDAFGFLIRLGMILRRLRPTTIYSFLDLPNILAALLRPAIGRPRLVWSIRAAGMEMRHYDWLSRLMPRLEAVLSRSADVIVANSRAGKEWAINRGFPSGRMIVIENGIDTERFRYDAAGRERVRKEWGIGAGETAIGLVARLDVMKDHHNFLQACALLASRRNDLRFVCVGGGKAAMHEDLQAFARHLGIAERVTWAGPRGDMAAVYSAFDIVCSSSSFGEGFSNAIAEAMACERPCVVTNVGDSARIVGEVGEVVPPRDADALADAMARMLERIENNLDLRRQARARIVDEFSVGCMVSRTEQILRGQK, from the coding sequence ATGACCAAATCCTTCCAGATTTGGTCCAGTTTGGTTAGGTATTACCTTGCGAAAGGCTCCATGAGTCGCCTTGCCTTGCTTGCACGTAAACTGGATCAAGGCGGTGCCGAAAGGCAGTTGGTGGCGCTGGCGACAGGTCTGAAAAGCCTAGGCCACGACGTTCATGCCGTGCTTTTTTATGCTGGCGGCGCTTTTGACGCTGAACTTGCAGCCGCAGGCGTGCCTGTCCACTTCGTCGGCAAGCGCGGACGCTGGGATGCCTTCGGCTTCTTGATTCGCCTTGGGATGATCCTCCGCCGATTGCGGCCCACAACCATCTATTCCTTTCTTGACCTGCCTAACATCCTGGCGGCATTGCTTCGTCCGGCAATAGGGCGTCCCAGGCTGGTCTGGAGCATCCGCGCAGCAGGCATGGAGATGCGCCACTATGACTGGCTGTCCCGGTTGATGCCGAGGCTGGAGGCGGTTTTGAGCCGGTCAGCCGACGTCATCGTGGCGAATTCTCGGGCGGGGAAGGAGTGGGCCATTAACCGGGGTTTTCCGTCCGGACGGATGATAGTCATCGAAAATGGCATCGATACTGAGCGCTTCAGATATGACGCTGCCGGGCGAGAACGTGTCCGCAAGGAATGGGGCATTGGCGCCGGGGAAACGGCCATTGGTCTTGTGGCGCGCCTGGACGTCATGAAAGACCATCACAACTTCCTTCAAGCGTGCGCCCTGCTTGCGTCACGGCGGAACGACCTTCGTTTTGTCTGTGTCGGCGGCGGCAAGGCTGCGATGCACGAGGATCTGCAGGCGTTTGCCCGTCACTTGGGCATTGCAGAGCGGGTGACCTGGGCCGGGCCGCGCGGGGATATGGCTGCGGTTTACAGCGCGTTCGATATTGTTTGTTCGTCTTCTTCTTTCGGTGAGGGGTTCTCCAATGCCATTGCAGAGGCGATGGCTTGTGAGCGGCCATGCGTTGTCACCAATGTCGGCGATTCCGCGCGCATTGTTGGCGAGGTCGGCGAAGTCGTGCCGCCCCGCGACGCGGATGCCTTGGCGGACGCGATGGCAAGGATGCTGGAACGGATCGAGAACAACCTGGACCTCAGGCGCCAGGCCAGAGCACGCATCGTCGACGAGTTTTCCGTGGGGTGCATGGTATCGCGCACTGAACAAATTCTCCGTGGGCAGAAGTGA
- a CDS encoding IS1595 family transposase: MKKCPGCGYSRLYQLADGRHKCKRCGHRFRWRSVWSASRLSDVTKHELLRRFVWGVPVYRQRFGALASAPAIERFYRLVRACMAWAEEFREPFAGAVECDETTFGGARHGKRGWGAAGKVIVFGIVKRNGQVKAMPIAAHSRAEVMRHIQAHTREGALYYTDEWQAYATLKLRGEHVVIRKEKGKPVGRDHINGIEGFWSYAKNWLYPYRGVPRKYFHLYLGEVCYRFNHRAENLKPLLVKLLKTTSIQDISPKLVQIR; encoded by the coding sequence ATGAAGAAATGTCCTGGTTGTGGCTACAGTCGTCTGTATCAGTTGGCTGATGGCCGCCACAAATGCAAACGCTGCGGCCATCGCTTTCGCTGGCGTAGCGTGTGGTCGGCCAGCCGGCTGAGCGACGTCACCAAGCACGAACTGCTGCGTCGCTTCGTTTGGGGCGTGCCGGTTTATCGGCAGCGCTTCGGCGCCTTGGCCAGTGCGCCGGCGATCGAACGCTTTTACCGGCTGGTGCGTGCTTGTATGGCGTGGGCGGAGGAGTTCCGAGAACCCTTTGCCGGGGCGGTCGAATGCGACGAGACCACGTTTGGCGGGGCTCGGCACGGCAAACGGGGCTGGGGTGCGGCCGGCAAAGTGATCGTGTTTGGCATCGTCAAGCGCAACGGCCAAGTCAAGGCGATGCCGATCGCGGCTCACAGCCGGGCAGAGGTGATGCGCCACATCCAGGCCCATACCCGGGAGGGCGCGTTGTACTACACCGACGAGTGGCAAGCTTACGCGACACTGAAGCTGCGGGGTGAGCACGTGGTGATCCGCAAGGAGAAAGGCAAGCCGGTGGGGCGGGACCATATCAACGGCATCGAGGGCTTCTGGAGCTATGCCAAGAACTGGTTGTATCCTTACCGGGGAGTGCCTCGCAAATACTTCCATCTTTACCTCGGGGAAGTTTGTTACCGTTTCAACCACCGGGCTGAAAACCTGAAACCCTTGCTGGTCAAGCTTCTCAAGACCACCAGCATCCAGGATATCAGCCCAAAATTGGTCCAGATTCGTTAG
- a CDS encoding class I SAM-dependent methyltransferase, with product MEPVASDQTKIWDHFQNEGVDSFAQSQGRLEFLVRQLKPGIRALNIGVGNGALERMAIKRGVDIWSLDPSHRAIDSLRKQLRLGEKAQVGFCQTMPFPDGKFDVVVMSEVLEHLDDGVFEATLAEVRRVLRPGGRFIGTVPAREKLEDAIVVCPHCGFLFHRWGHERSFSVETLTVALNQYFSVERVFEQFFIEWESVSWWRKLQGLIKKFLSWRGIGTYGICRNIYFCARKPSLTDGMRHA from the coding sequence ATGGAACCGGTGGCATCGGATCAGACAAAGATTTGGGATCATTTTCAGAACGAAGGGGTTGATTCGTTCGCTCAAAGTCAAGGGCGCCTTGAGTTTCTTGTGCGGCAGTTAAAGCCGGGAATACGCGCCCTAAACATTGGCGTAGGGAACGGTGCTCTGGAAAGAATGGCGATTAAAAGAGGTGTCGATATCTGGTCGCTTGATCCCAGTCACCGCGCGATAGATAGCTTACGAAAGCAACTTCGTCTGGGGGAAAAGGCGCAAGTCGGCTTCTGTCAAACAATGCCGTTTCCAGATGGGAAATTCGATGTTGTTGTGATGTCGGAGGTACTCGAGCATTTGGATGACGGAGTGTTCGAGGCGACATTGGCGGAGGTCAGGAGGGTACTGCGACCAGGAGGGCGGTTTATTGGCACTGTCCCGGCGCGCGAAAAACTCGAAGACGCCATTGTGGTTTGTCCGCACTGCGGTTTCCTGTTCCACAGATGGGGCCATGAACGCAGCTTCAGTGTGGAGACGCTTACCGTTGCCTTGAATCAATATTTCTCGGTGGAGAGAGTCTTTGAGCAGTTTTTCATAGAGTGGGAATCTGTCAGCTGGTGGCGCAAGTTGCAAGGATTAATCAAGAAATTTCTATCGTGGCGCGGCATTGGAACCTACGGCATTTGCCGAAACATTTACTTTTGTGCGCGGAAGCCAAGTTTGACGGATGGCATGCGTCATGCGTAA
- a CDS encoding sulfotransferase domain-containing protein, with protein MKKPNFFIIGAPKCGTTSWASWLASHPQVFMSPMKEPQHFSADLRVLIPRRADYERLFRNATDRHRAVGEASATYLFSEAAVPHIERYVDHPKYIICLRNPVEMAYSLHEQMVVSGMEDVLEFERAWVLSEARFRGEQVSRWCDAPKILAYGRMCKLGEQLLRLYRTVPKDRVHTILLDDVRRDARAEYLKVLAFLGLDDDGRCEFPVENPAKTLRSFALNRTVQALARFKYRLRIYHIGLGILDAIAKKNMKYRPRVPMRPDTRRELEEFFREDIKLLEELLERRLGWISGS; from the coding sequence ATGAAAAAGCCGAATTTTTTCATCATCGGCGCGCCAAAGTGCGGCACGACCTCCTGGGCGTCTTGGCTGGCAAGCCATCCCCAGGTTTTCATGTCCCCAATGAAGGAGCCACAACATTTCAGCGCAGATCTCAGGGTTTTGATACCGAGACGAGCCGACTATGAGAGGCTGTTTCGCAATGCAACGGACCGGCATCGCGCGGTTGGGGAGGCTTCGGCTACATATCTTTTCTCCGAGGCGGCGGTTCCGCATATAGAACGCTACGTGGATCACCCCAAATACATCATCTGCCTAAGGAATCCGGTGGAGATGGCTTATTCGCTACACGAACAAATGGTAGTGTCGGGTATGGAAGATGTGCTGGAATTCGAACGTGCCTGGGTGCTCAGCGAAGCCCGCTTTCGGGGTGAGCAAGTGAGTCGCTGGTGTGATGCACCGAAAATCCTTGCATACGGTCGCATGTGCAAACTTGGCGAACAGTTGCTGAGGCTTTACCGTACGGTGCCAAAAGACCGGGTCCATACCATTTTGCTTGATGACGTCAGACGGGATGCTCGGGCTGAATACCTGAAAGTGCTCGCATTCCTGGGGCTTGACGATGACGGGAGGTGTGAGTTTCCGGTCGAAAACCCGGCCAAGACGTTGAGGTCCTTCGCACTGAACCGAACCGTACAGGCCCTGGCAAGGTTTAAATACCGATTGAGGATATATCACATAGGCCTCGGGATCCTGGATGCCATAGCAAAGAAAAACATGAAGTATCGTCCTCGGGTACCGATGCGGCCTGACACCAGGCGTGAGCTGGAAGAGTTTTTTCGTGAGGACATCAAATTGCTCGAAGAATTGCTCGAGCGCCGCCTGGGGTGGATTTCGGGTTCATGA
- a CDS encoding oligosaccharide flippase family protein, with product MFEGNQRGETSRGIKLASTLKPIIFGNEFRAMLVKGAFGSLALRVISVLLMLMVSIVLARMLGPTQFGIYSVVLSLVSLLAVPAQMGLPTLVVRETATAYVWQRWGVMRGLWHWATRKVLSLALLLAILALLVGERLLPGEAEHRTMLLVLAALLIPLNVLNTLRGAALQGLRHVVLGQLPELVINPLLLGALIVGVSLVMQTRLDAITAIALHIFSVSFSFALGAYLLWRLVPPALRARPEPIYEARAWRAAALPIALTTGLQVLNQNIDIVMLGWLRSAEEAGIYKIAVSAAAIVSLGLGAVNQALAPHFARLHQLDDYGRLQRLVTLSARGILALSLPPMLLMVLAGEEVLTLFFGHDYASGKTALAIIAFGQLVNAAMGSVGLLLNMTGHERQTFRAVLAAAFANVGLNLALIPAWGAIGAAIAATTSLVVWNVIMWLAVRRLLGIETMAFPIFTFEGKK from the coding sequence ATGTTTGAAGGCAATCAGCGTGGGGAAACCAGCCGGGGGATAAAACTGGCAAGTACTCTCAAACCCATTATTTTTGGAAATGAGTTTCGTGCCATGCTCGTAAAAGGTGCCTTCGGGAGCCTGGCGTTGCGTGTCATTTCCGTGCTGCTGATGCTGATGGTTTCAATCGTTCTGGCTCGCATGCTAGGGCCCACGCAATTCGGCATCTACTCTGTCGTGCTTTCCCTTGTCAGCCTGCTCGCCGTTCCTGCCCAGATGGGTTTGCCCACACTCGTCGTGCGCGAGACGGCTACCGCCTACGTGTGGCAACGCTGGGGAGTGATGCGTGGATTGTGGCATTGGGCTACGAGGAAGGTTCTGAGTCTGGCTCTGTTACTTGCAATTCTCGCCCTGCTCGTGGGGGAACGCCTGTTACCTGGCGAAGCAGAGCATCGAACAATGCTGTTAGTGCTCGCTGCCTTGCTCATCCCTCTGAACGTTCTGAACACTCTACGGGGTGCTGCCCTACAGGGGTTGCGTCATGTTGTTTTAGGGCAACTTCCGGAATTGGTGATTAACCCCCTACTCCTCGGCGCGCTGATCGTGGGCGTTTCACTCGTGATGCAGACTCGGCTGGACGCGATCACCGCCATCGCTCTACACATATTTTCCGTATCGTTCTCCTTCGCCCTCGGCGCGTATCTGCTTTGGCGGTTGGTGCCCCCGGCCCTGCGGGCACGCCCCGAGCCGATCTACGAGGCCCGCGCCTGGCGTGCGGCCGCTTTGCCGATTGCGCTGACGACTGGGTTGCAGGTGCTTAATCAGAACATCGACATCGTCATGCTAGGCTGGCTCCGCAGCGCAGAAGAGGCAGGGATTTACAAGATTGCGGTCAGCGCTGCCGCCATCGTCTCATTGGGCTTGGGCGCCGTCAATCAGGCGCTCGCGCCCCATTTCGCGCGTTTGCATCAGCTGGACGACTATGGGCGGCTGCAGCGTCTGGTTACGCTGAGTGCCCGGGGTATTCTCGCTCTCTCCCTTCCGCCAATGCTCCTCATGGTACTCGCCGGCGAGGAAGTGCTCACCCTTTTCTTTGGACATGACTATGCATCGGGTAAGACTGCGCTTGCCATCATTGCGTTTGGGCAGCTCGTGAATGCGGCGATGGGCTCGGTCGGTTTGCTTCTCAATATGACCGGTCACGAACGTCAAACGTTTCGCGCGGTATTGGCTGCCGCATTCGCGAACGTCGGTCTCAATCTCGCGCTGATTCCCGCTTGGGGGGCGATCGGCGCTGCCATCGCTGCCACCACCTCGCTCGTGGTTTGGAATGTCATCATGTGGCTCGCGGTCCGGCGTCTGCTTGGCATCGAAACCATGGCGTTCCCCATCTTTACATTCGAAGGAAAAAAATGA